One genomic segment of Coffea arabica cultivar ET-39 chromosome 6e, Coffea Arabica ET-39 HiFi, whole genome shotgun sequence includes these proteins:
- the LOC113696849 gene encoding uncharacterized protein — MADNFLLVQELLSDIKKPNRGGNVMLKLDMMKANDRVSWIFLTQVLRRFGFSEVWIDMVWRISNVWFSVIVNGLPQGFFRSTRGLRQGDPISPTLFVIRAEVLSRSLNALAGHRSFRPFKVPSSCPLVTHLAYADDVVILMSGFKASVKLVKGVVNRYCEMLGQKFNCQKSCLLVHPTLPLQRRRHRILSTEGKVVLLRSVLSSIPIYLLAAASLPRRVFALLEKVMADFLWGSTDLGPKFHWISWGDLCRSKEEGGIGVRSMAKVYVAFSIKLWWNFRQKHYLWVEFLTAIYNKGLHLCLDEGVPSQSSMWRRLCSVEIFHENIVSDFVTQAQWNLGLLNQVLQPGLVRQVIEVPPPSPRGSDRMVWALTQDGVFFGSPCGPTRCHCCTEPGEEGINHTFCTGKVAKAVWSSFEDPGEASRVSTLRHRVIWWWLRQGQNVYLKFVYRLLPMIPYWEMWKARNRGVFEGRRLVGTEVRNLGISGDGGVVRDLEGQLIFSYSYFFGSLTSLHAELKAMACGVQLCVARSLHDLHIKVDSLVLVQILQGKDACPWRLQREVDGLLRYKRYFGDITHCYREANKPTDYLANLGADTEQEMIFGSHRALPGMVRGEIQMERLDFPNFRKRSMS; from the exons ATGGCGGATAACTTTCTTTTAGTTCAAGAGCTGTTGAGTGACATTAAAAAGCCCAATCGGGGTGGGAATGTGATGCTCAAATTGGACATGATGAAGGCAAATGACAGGGTATCTTGGATTTTCTTGACACAAGTATTGCGGCGCTTTGGGTTTAGCGAAGTTTGGATTGATATGGTTTGGCGCATCTCTAATGTCTGGTTTTCCGTCATTGTGAATGGCTTGCCACAAGGATTCTTTAGGTCCACGCGAGGGTTGCGTCAAGGAGATCCAATCTCGCCAACCTTGTTTGTGATTAGAGCGGAGGTTCTTTCTCGGTCTTTGAATGCATTGGCGGGGCATCGTAGTTTCCGACCATTCAAAGTCCCGAGTAGTTGCCCTCTGGTGACTCATTTGGCGTATGCAGACGACGTAGTGATTTTAATGAGTGGCTTCAAGGCTTCTGTCAAGTTAGTCAAAGGGGTAGTCAATAGATACTGTGAGATGTTGGGGCAGAAGTTCAATTGTCAGAAGAGTTGCCTTTTGGTGCACCCAACTTTGCCCCTGCAACGCCGG AGGCATCGGATTCTCTCGACTGAGGGCAAAGTAGTCCTATTAAGGAGCGTGCTATCTTCGATACCAATCTATTTGTTGGCGGCGGCGTCGCTGCCAAGGAGAGTTTTTGCCTTGTTGGAAAAGGTGATGGCAGATTTTTTGTGGGGCTCGACGGATCTTGGCCCTAAGTTCCATTGGATTAGCTGGGGTGATCTGTGCCGCTCGAAAGAGGAGGGTGGGATCGGCGTTCGTAGCATGGCGAAGGTGTATGTTGCTTTCTCCATTAAACTCTGGTGGAACTTTAGGCAGAAACACTATCTGTGGGTAGAATTTTTAACAGCTATATACAATAAAGGGTTACATCTATGCCTGGATGAGGGAGTCCCTTCACAGTCTTCTATGTGGCGGAGATTATGTTCG GTAGAGATTTTTCATGAGAACATAGTTTCAGATTTTGTCACTCAGGCACAATGGAACTTGGGGCTCCTCAATCAGGTTTTACAGCCTGGGTTGGTGAGGCAAGTCATTGAGGTTCCCCCTCCTTCCCCTCGCGGGTCTGATAGGATGGTTTGGGCTTTAACGCAGGATGGGGTGTTTTTCGGTAGCCCCTGC GGCCCAACTAGGTGTCACTGTTGCACTGAACCAGGCGAGGAGGGGATTAACCATACCTTTTGCACAGGGAAAGTAGCCAAGGCGGTTTGGAGTAGCTTCGAGGATCCAGGGGAAGCAAGTAGGGTGTCCACTTTACGGCACAGGGTGATATGGTGGTGGTTGCGCCAGGGGCAAAATGTGTACCTCAAATTCGTCTATCGGCTGCTCCCTATGATCCCCTATTGGGAGATGTGGAAAGCAAGGAATAGGGGAGTCTTTGAAGGGAGGAGACTGGTGGGTACTGAGGTG AGGAATCTGGGGATTAGTGGGGATGGAGGTGTGGTGCGGGATTTGGAAGGGCAGCTCATCTTTAGTTATTCCTACTTCTTTGGCTCCTTGACGAGTTTACATGCGGAGCTTAAGGCTATGGCATGTGGGGTGCAATTATGTGTAGCTCGCAGCTTGCATGACCTGCATATCAAGGTTGATTCGCTCGTCTTGGTGCAGATTCTGCAAGGGAAAGATGCATGCCCGTGGAGATTGCAACGGGAGGTGGATGGTTTGCTCAGATACAAGCGGTACTTCGGGGATATCACGCATTGCTATAGAGAAGCGAACAAGCCAACTGATTATTTAGCTAACCTAGGAGCAGACACGGAGCAAGAGATGATTTTTGGGAGTCATCGTGCTTTGCCTGGTATGGTCCGGGGTGAGATCCAAATGGAGCGGTTAGATTTTCCTAATTTTCGTAAGAGAAGCATGAGTTGA